A part of Marinomonas rhizomae genomic DNA contains:
- the pheA gene encoding prephenate dehydratase, translating into MSNSKQAVPDTLPLLRDRIDSIDSQIQLLINERAACAQKVAEVKLAEQGGDAVVFYRPEREAQVLRRVMERNEGPLGNEEMAKIFRQVMSSCLALEKPMRIAFLGPEGTFTQQAALKHFGKSIVSAPMAAIDEVFREVESGAANYGVVPVENSTEGVVNHTLDSFRDSRLKICGEVEERIHHHLLVSPNINSDDVTHIYSHQQSLAQCRAWLDRYWPHVERVAVSSNAEAARLAAEAGRSGRAIAAIAGEVACELYSLLKVSANIEDRPDNTTRFLIVGNQDVPPSGKDKTSLLISAKNEPGALYRLLEAFERHGVDMTRLETRPSLMSRWGYIFYIDFVGHHLDDECRAVIDELRERASEVKVLGSYPVAVL; encoded by the coding sequence ATGTCAAATTCTAAACAAGCGGTACCAGATACTCTGCCTTTGTTGCGTGATCGTATTGATTCTATTGATTCGCAAATACAACTGTTGATAAACGAGCGCGCAGCTTGCGCTCAAAAAGTGGCTGAAGTTAAGTTGGCTGAACAGGGTGGAGACGCGGTTGTCTTCTATCGTCCTGAGCGTGAGGCTCAAGTTTTACGCAGAGTGATGGAGCGTAACGAAGGGCCATTAGGTAACGAAGAGATGGCCAAAATCTTTCGTCAAGTCATGTCTTCATGCTTAGCGCTCGAAAAGCCAATGCGTATCGCATTCTTAGGTCCCGAAGGTACTTTTACACAGCAGGCAGCATTAAAACACTTTGGTAAATCTATCGTTAGTGCCCCAATGGCAGCTATTGATGAAGTGTTTCGCGAAGTTGAATCTGGCGCGGCTAATTATGGTGTTGTGCCGGTTGAGAATTCGACAGAAGGTGTTGTTAATCATACGTTAGACAGTTTCCGTGATTCACGTTTAAAAATATGTGGAGAGGTTGAAGAGCGTATTCACCACCATCTATTAGTGAGTCCGAATATCAACTCTGATGATGTGACGCATATATATTCACATCAGCAGTCTTTGGCGCAATGTCGTGCTTGGTTGGATCGTTATTGGCCACATGTAGAGCGTGTTGCTGTGAGCTCAAATGCGGAAGCAGCTCGTTTAGCTGCAGAGGCGGGCCGCAGCGGTCGAGCAATTGCGGCAATAGCCGGTGAGGTTGCTTGTGAATTGTATAGTTTGTTGAAGGTCTCTGCCAATATCGAAGATCGCCCGGACAATACAACGCGCTTTTTGATTGTTGGTAATCAGGATGTGCCGCCAAGTGGTAAAGATAAAACATCACTGTTAATTAGTGCGAAAAATGAACCAGGTGCTTTGTATCGGTTGCTTGAGGCTTTCGAGCGTCATGGTGTTGATATGACGCGTTTAGAAACTCGTCCTTCGTTAATGAGTCGTTGGGGTTATATATTCTATATCGACTTTGTTGGCCATCATTTGGATGATGAGTGTCGCGCCGTGATAGATGAGTTGCGTGAGCGCGCATCGGAAGTGAAGGTGTTGGGTTCCTATCCTGTGGCTGTGCTTTAG
- a CDS encoding bifunctional prephenate dehydrogenase/3-phosphoshikimate 1-carboxyvinyltransferase, which yields MTGESDFQVSVDKAPQGKKKFGNVMIIGLGMIGGSFAKALKERGLATLYAIDRREGELALGVSTGVIDCPAEMSAEFVSKMDVIVLATPVRAMESVLTDLKPFLSESTLVTDVGSTKGSVVEAVRRVFGYVPANFIPGHPIAGAEKSGVLASNSLLFEKHMAIVTPLPDSNPVLLDRLHRLWRAVGADVVSMDVDHHDHVLASSSHLPHLLAYTLVDALANGERSQDIFKFAAGGFRDFTRIASSDPVMWRDVFMANKDATLATLDHFTDRLADMRAAIEQGDGASMFGVFTRAKSARDHFLRLLEQRTIGSAKEVRPVSVSVLPASAIKGDISLLGDKSLSHKVITIAALSEGVSEIKNVDLTGDVRITMQAFRDMGVVIEEASADYLRVHGVGLRGLKAPIAPINVHQSRESLYLLLPVLAGQSFPVSVVAEEKLLNQSMSDLFSLVRKMGGDVVSDVADCLPVSLVPRGSSSACLDLKVGTERLRMSAFLAALYSSDGGSIATESTQLSHCEALLRHFGVTILDHEGGFKVVSAPLVGTNIVLSGDEYEAAWLVLLANLLPGSELFIENAGLDFVSFAFLSFLKSIGADVSIPELGEFGLYDGGLQAGFAELNSFALTQEQSYQFRDELPLLCVAAAYAKGESCIQGVGSLPYYCEDRVLALVDALKHMKIACVYENGDLLIKGGLPSGGELDCAGDDKLALAMLALGARSQSVTKVNDCQKLLEEFNELESVAVQLGFHCTVAQ from the coding sequence TTGACTGGTGAAAGTGATTTTCAGGTGTCTGTTGATAAGGCGCCACAAGGAAAAAAGAAATTTGGCAATGTCATGATCATCGGTCTTGGCATGATAGGTGGGTCATTTGCTAAGGCGTTAAAAGAGCGTGGTTTAGCCACGTTATATGCTATTGATCGTCGAGAAGGAGAGTTGGCGTTAGGTGTTTCAACGGGGGTTATTGATTGCCCTGCTGAGATGTCCGCTGAGTTTGTTTCTAAAATGGACGTGATTGTTCTTGCTACTCCTGTGAGGGCGATGGAGTCTGTATTAACGGATCTTAAGCCTTTCTTGTCTGAAAGTACGTTGGTTACTGATGTGGGTTCCACCAAAGGGAGTGTGGTTGAAGCGGTTCGTCGCGTTTTCGGCTATGTACCTGCTAATTTTATTCCTGGTCATCCTATTGCGGGTGCTGAAAAAAGTGGTGTGCTTGCATCTAATTCACTGCTTTTTGAAAAGCACATGGCGATAGTAACGCCATTACCAGACAGTAATCCTGTTTTGCTTGATCGTCTTCATCGTCTCTGGCGTGCTGTTGGGGCGGATGTTGTGAGTATGGATGTTGATCATCACGACCACGTGCTGGCTTCTTCGAGTCATTTGCCGCACCTGCTTGCTTATACTTTGGTTGATGCGCTTGCTAACGGGGAGCGTAGTCAGGATATATTTAAATTTGCTGCTGGTGGTTTTCGTGACTTTACTCGGATTGCTTCAAGTGATCCTGTGATGTGGCGTGATGTCTTTATGGCCAATAAAGATGCCACCCTAGCTACATTAGATCACTTTACGGATCGTCTTGCTGATATGCGAGCTGCAATAGAGCAAGGTGATGGTGCCAGCATGTTTGGTGTTTTTACTCGTGCTAAGTCTGCGCGAGATCATTTTCTTCGATTGTTGGAGCAGCGTACAATTGGTTCTGCAAAAGAAGTTCGTCCTGTATCTGTTTCAGTCTTGCCCGCTTCTGCAATTAAAGGTGATATTTCTTTATTGGGTGACAAATCTTTGTCACATAAAGTGATTACAATAGCCGCGCTTTCTGAAGGGGTGAGTGAAATAAAGAACGTCGATCTGACTGGTGATGTGCGTATTACCATGCAGGCTTTTCGGGATATGGGTGTGGTGATTGAAGAGGCATCCGCTGATTATTTGCGTGTTCATGGTGTTGGGCTTCGTGGGTTAAAGGCGCCAATTGCGCCAATCAACGTGCATCAATCAAGAGAAAGTTTGTATTTGCTGTTGCCTGTTTTAGCTGGGCAGTCATTTCCAGTCTCTGTTGTCGCTGAAGAGAAGTTACTTAATCAATCGATGAGTGACTTGTTTTCTTTGGTGCGCAAAATGGGAGGGGATGTGGTCTCTGACGTGGCTGATTGTTTGCCTGTTAGTCTTGTGCCAAGAGGCTCGTCTAGTGCTTGTCTTGATTTAAAAGTAGGTACTGAGCGTTTGCGTATGTCGGCTTTCTTAGCGGCATTGTATTCGTCCGATGGTGGCTCAATTGCGACTGAATCGACACAATTGTCTCATTGTGAGGCGTTGTTGCGTCATTTTGGTGTGACTATCCTGGATCATGAGGGCGGTTTTAAAGTTGTTTCAGCGCCTCTAGTTGGTACGAATATTGTATTGTCTGGTGATGAATATGAGGCGGCTTGGTTGGTGTTATTAGCGAACTTGTTACCCGGTTCTGAATTATTTATTGAAAATGCTGGCTTGGATTTTGTGTCATTTGCATTTCTATCGTTTCTAAAGTCGATAGGTGCAGATGTTTCTATTCCTGAGTTGGGTGAGTTTGGTTTGTATGACGGTGGGCTTCAGGCTGGCTTTGCTGAGCTTAATTCGTTCGCTTTGACCCAAGAGCAGAGTTACCAGTTCAGAGATGAGTTACCTTTGTTATGTGTTGCTGCGGCTTATGCAAAGGGTGAAAGTTGTATCCAGGGTGTTGGCTCTCTGCCTTACTATTGTGAAGACAGGGTATTGGCCTTAGTAGATGCACTTAAGCATATGAAAATTGCTTGTGTTTACGAAAATGGTGATTTGCTTATTAAGGGTGGTCTCCCGTCTGGTG